A portion of the Vicingus serpentipes genome contains these proteins:
- a CDS encoding glycosyltransferase family 4 protein, translating into MEHKPTILILGKLPPPLMGPAIATQIILNSSLKNQFKLIHFDTRINAEVATMGKWSFSKFFKSITLYKRYKSIVKEQKPDVILVPISQTTMGFVKDAPFIFIGAKYAKVIVQLRGSNFKNWLSAAGNSTNNFVRKTLKKCEGVIVLGKNLKHLFEDFFTEEQIFVVPNGADYELKTKNEEGLNLLYLANFLPSKSFDDVLKAVALLKQKGITNFKLNAAGAWDNETFKQNCLSIIEENKLDNVTLFKPQAGEDKMQLFANADIFVFCPKMPEGHPWVIVEAMANSLPIIATDQGAIIESVIDGENGFIIPAEKPEMIAEKLELLITDSNLRAQFSIKSKAIYTANFTEEKMVENLKSVFKWIIES; encoded by the coding sequence ATGGAACATAAACCAACCATATTGATTTTAGGTAAATTGCCTCCACCTTTAATGGGACCAGCTATTGCTACACAAATTATTCTTAATTCATCATTAAAAAATCAGTTTAAACTCATCCATTTTGATACAAGAATAAATGCAGAAGTTGCCACGATGGGTAAATGGAGTTTTTCTAAATTTTTTAAAAGTATAACCTTATACAAACGTTATAAATCAATTGTTAAAGAGCAAAAGCCAGATGTAATATTGGTACCCATTAGCCAAACTACAATGGGGTTTGTAAAAGATGCGCCATTCATTTTCATAGGAGCAAAATATGCTAAAGTTATTGTTCAATTAAGAGGAAGTAATTTTAAGAATTGGCTTTCGGCTGCAGGAAATTCGACTAATAATTTTGTAAGGAAAACCCTAAAAAAATGTGAGGGAGTTATTGTTTTAGGAAAAAACTTAAAACATTTATTTGAAGATTTTTTTACCGAAGAACAGATTTTTGTGGTTCCTAATGGGGCTGATTATGAGTTGAAAACAAAAAATGAAGAAGGGTTAAATCTATTATATTTAGCTAATTTTTTACCCTCAAAAAGCTTTGATGACGTGCTAAAAGCAGTAGCGTTGTTAAAACAAAAAGGGATTACAAATTTTAAGCTAAATGCTGCCGGAGCTTGGGATAACGAAACCTTTAAGCAAAATTGCTTGTCTATAATTGAAGAAAATAAATTGGACAATGTAACATTGTTTAAACCACAAGCAGGAGAAGATAAAATGCAGTTGTTCGCCAACGCTGATATTTTTGTTTTTTGCCCAAAAATGCCTGAAGGACATCCATGGGTAATTGTTGAAGCCATGGCGAATAGTTTGCCGATTATTGCTACCGACCAAGGTGCAATAATAGAATCGGTAATAGATGGAGAAAACGGGTTTATAATACCTGCAGAAAAGCCAGAAATGATTGCTGAAAAATTAGAACTATTAATTACAGACAGTAATTTACGTGCTCAATTTTCGATAAAATCTAAAGCAATTTATACGGCTAATTTTACGGAAGAAAAAATGGTGGAAAATTTAAAAAGTGTATTTAAATGGATAATTGAAAGCTAG
- the asnB gene encoding asparagine synthase (glutamine-hydrolyzing) — MCGITGYIANRKLPLNTMVSALEHRGPDAFGLYESTINNKFVGLGHTRLSILDLSENGNQPFVSNDKKVQLVFNGEIYNFKELKATYLKNESYKSNTDTEVILKLYQQKGISFLDFLNGDFAIAILDENENKFYLIRDRAGVKPLYFSFKNEELIFGSEIKSILKAGVKAELEIENLQKYFVFKYSPANETLFKNINRLKAGHFAVYDINDSSFQIKKYWEPHQKDKYKGISFQDAQIEIKSLLQDATEKRLIADVPVGTFLSGGLDSSIIASFLKGNENIMHYCASKETKDLIKEGTTSDFKYAQQLANEWHLNMTEIPIGSDNTNIEQIRNTIKYSDDLIADGSQIPSFLITQKAAEQSKVILSGMGADEIFLGYAGHQMTLLDGWLGKLPLDKFIAKKLYSIDQGNGRLKAFRRYLHKLGKYYNYPNYKYGLYTIVGDFENSLSIFKGDTEATKQMLSNYFPEGKDPYECFKTFEFENFLQKNVAYLDRMTMANGVEGRVPFLDHRVIEFAHSIPRKYKLSNSGTTKTVLKEAFKNDLPNYVTNRRKAGFGMPLRSIFSSEKKINDLLDRELLVSIDGFSMDDIEKSIQSHLSGREDNSALIYALISFQEWYKMYILD, encoded by the coding sequence ATGTGCGGAATAACAGGTTATATAGCTAATCGTAAATTACCATTAAATACTATGGTAAGCGCATTAGAGCATCGTGGTCCAGATGCTTTTGGTCTATATGAATCTACCATTAATAACAAGTTTGTTGGTTTAGGTCATACTCGATTAAGTATTTTAGATTTATCTGAAAATGGCAATCAACCTTTTGTATCTAATGACAAAAAAGTTCAATTGGTTTTCAATGGAGAAATCTACAATTTTAAAGAGTTAAAAGCAACATATTTAAAAAACGAGAGCTATAAATCGAATACCGATACTGAGGTTATTTTAAAGTTGTATCAGCAAAAAGGAATATCTTTTTTAGACTTTTTAAATGGTGATTTTGCTATCGCTATATTAGATGAGAACGAGAATAAATTTTACCTGATTAGAGATAGAGCAGGGGTAAAACCACTTTATTTTTCATTTAAAAATGAGGAGTTAATTTTTGGGTCGGAAATTAAATCTATTTTAAAAGCAGGTGTAAAAGCTGAATTGGAAATAGAAAATTTACAAAAGTATTTTGTGTTTAAATATTCTCCGGCAAATGAAACCTTGTTTAAAAATATTAATCGCTTAAAAGCTGGACATTTTGCAGTTTATGACATTAATGATTCTTCTTTTCAAATAAAAAAATATTGGGAGCCTCACCAAAAAGATAAATACAAGGGCATTAGCTTTCAAGACGCACAAATAGAAATAAAAAGTTTATTGCAAGATGCTACCGAAAAACGTTTAATTGCAGATGTTCCCGTAGGTACTTTTTTATCTGGTGGGTTGGATTCTTCCATTATTGCTTCCTTTTTAAAAGGAAATGAAAATATTATGCATTATTGTGCAAGTAAGGAAACAAAAGACCTTATTAAAGAAGGGACAACTTCCGATTTTAAATACGCTCAACAACTGGCTAATGAGTGGCATTTAAATATGACAGAAATTCCAATAGGAAGCGATAATACTAACATAGAGCAAATTAGAAATACCATTAAATATAGTGATGATTTAATTGCTGATGGCTCACAGATTCCTTCGTTTTTGATTACCCAAAAAGCTGCAGAACAATCTAAAGTTATTTTGAGTGGAATGGGTGCCGATGAAATATTTTTAGGTTATGCAGGTCATCAAATGACTTTGTTGGATGGTTGGCTTGGCAAACTTCCGTTAGATAAATTTATCGCTAAAAAATTATACAGCATTGATCAAGGAAATGGAAGGTTAAAAGCCTTTAGAAGGTACTTACATAAACTGGGTAAATATTATAATTATCCAAATTATAAATATGGTTTATATACAATTGTAGGAGATTTTGAAAATTCGCTATCAATTTTTAAAGGAGATACTGAAGCAACAAAACAAATGTTAAGTAATTATTTTCCTGAAGGAAAAGACCCTTATGAATGCTTTAAAACTTTTGAGTTTGAGAATTTTTTACAAAAAAATGTTGCTTATTTAGACAGAATGACCATGGCAAATGGAGTAGAAGGAAGAGTTCCTTTTTTAGATCATAGAGTTATAGAATTTGCTCATTCTATCCCAAGAAAATATAAATTAAGTAATTCGGGCACAACAAAAACTGTTTTAAAAGAAGCATTTAAAAACGACTTACCCAATTATGTTACCAATAGAAGAAAAGCTGGTTTTGGGATGCCTTTAAGAAGTATATTTAGTTCAGAAAAAAAGATTAACGATTTATTAGATAGAGAGTTATTAGTAAGTATTGATGGTTTTTCTATGGATGATATTGAGAAATCTATTCAGTCTCATTTATCAGGTAGAGAAGATAATTCAGCATTAATTTATGCTTTAATTTCTTTTCAGGAGTGGTACAAAATGTACATTTTAGATTAG